Proteins found in one Triticum urartu cultivar G1812 chromosome 4, Tu2.1, whole genome shotgun sequence genomic segment:
- the LOC125550546 gene encoding magnesium-dependent phosphatase 1, protein MGDERVKAEALQILGLFQVLPRLVVFDLDYTLWPFYCECRSKRESPSLYRHAKGIMCALKEKGVDMAIASRSPTSDIARVFIDKLELQPMFVAQEIFSSWTHKTEHFQKIHRKTGVPYKSMLFFDDEDRNIQSVSKMGVTSVLVNNGLNLDMFKLGLSNFATTVAAPEPTPAPEDK, encoded by the exons ATGGGCGACGAGCGCGTGAAGGCGGAGGCGCTGCAGATCCTGGGCCTGTTCCAGGTGCTCCCCCGCCTCGTCGTCTTCGACCTCGACTACACCCTGTGGCCCTTCTACTG CGAGTGCCGCTCCAAGAGGGAGTCGCCCAGCCTGTACCGCCACGCCAAGGGCATCATGTGCGCGCTCAAGGAGAAGGGGGTCGACATGGCCATTGCGTCGCGCTCGCCCACCTCCGATATCGCCAGGGTCTTCATTGACAAGCTCGAGCTCCAGCCCATGTTCGTCGCACAG GAAATATTCTCCAGCTGGACTCACAAGACGGAGCATTTCCAAAAGATCCACAGAAAAACTGGGGTTCCGTACAAGTCCATGCTGTTCTTTGACGACGAGGACAGGAATATTCAATCG GTATCGAAAATGGGAGTTACAAGTGTTCTGGTAAACAACGGATTGAATCTCGACATGTTTAAGTTGGGCCTCAGTAATTTCGCTACTACTGTTGCTGCACCTGAACCCACACCTGCACCAGAGGACAAGTAA